A stretch of the Camarhynchus parvulus chromosome 4, STF_HiC, whole genome shotgun sequence genome encodes the following:
- the NEK1 gene encoding serine/threonine-protein kinase Nek1 isoform X3, with amino-acid sequence MDKYIKVRKIGEGSFGKAILVKAKENGQQYVIKEINISKMSNKEREESRREVAVLANMKHPNIVLYRESFEENGCLYIVMDYCEGGDLFKKINAQKGILFSEDQILDWFVQICLALKHIHDRKILHRDIKSQNIFLTKDGTIQLGDFGIARVLNSTAELARTCIGTPYYLSPEICQNKPYNNKSDIWALGCVLYEMCTLKHAFEAGNMKNLVLKIISGPFPPVSMHYSYDLRNLLSQLFKRNPRNRPSVNSILEKNFIAKRVEKFLTPELIAEEFSHKTFHKFGPHASPAQRPVQEPALTSVAPAQKITKPAAKYGVPLTIRKSCGAPKKPNEKKPLTKIRQEPSKKKRLELPEKEKRQREQISLPKADEMRRLEKERAPYYVGGGGVGPFPVSSRGRYEHYHAIFDQMQQQKENVFRIAEEREAKLRAKLQDRGVVERGIPPGTRPGVPKGPAGHQHLPDVGAVRKKVKRLKEVSKQANANRQKGWIAADRAKQVEEFWQRKREAMENKARAQGHMGTLQNLADTYGGRSISARGRKSRNKEEEEYLARLRQIRLQNFNERQQIRAKLRGDKTFTLQSEAASSDGQDSSEEAELIRKKIETQKAQANARAAVLKEQLERKRKEAYEREKRAWEEHLIAKGVKNPNVPFHVEATEHSPMNGLQEPGAALPKPQLPVAGVPVISMTSALKEVGVDEHIITAVQESEEELKKPDFAIQNKREILRRLNQNLKAQEDEKGKKESKNTSESAGSEDGKEQQGDQPLLGDRKKWESGASELVVPLAQLSMEDSFSGAECQTLGEVIKLDIGEPHRKVWGKSPTDSVLRILGEAELQLQTDILEEQDEINGTAELLEGDHQSLSEEKEEKAFSPVGTQSAVPVGVTKSVITVPEESQKTGPTLVQSKAIMLDEPDDLEAEVLEEMEDKMHQSKENKEFPSTVNEVWVKEKEDVRAQHDRMNGAASEKEAFSKVQPQKETPAETCSSDSQQAEPLFQRVIQPTAVPTASPVLSAQSSQEESFVPRSRSISPARNKGKNSLLIGLSTGLFDANDPKMLRTCSLPDLYKLYRTLVDVPSVADMQHQHNLETDDTEDEQAKEGPSDSEDIMFGETDTDLQELQDSMEQLLREQPNEELSEEEESTLKANAMECITNGTELDEGDENNPSSESALNEEWQSDNSDGEIASECEECDSIFSHLEELRYNLEQEIGFDKLIEVYEKIKAILEDEDENIDVCSTVVQTVLGNEHKHLYAKILHLVMADGAYQEGNDE; translated from the exons AAAATGGCTGTCTGTACATAGTGATGGATTACTGTGAAGGAGGAGACctatttaaaaagataaatgcCCAGAAAGGAATCCTGTTCTCTGAAGATCAG ATTCTGGATTGGTTTGTACAAATCTGTTTAGCACTAAAACACATACATGATAGAAAAATCTTGCATCGGGACATAAAGTCACAG aatatatttttaaccaAAGATGGAACAATACAGCTGGGAGATTTTGGAATTGCCAGAGTTCTGAACAG taCTGCAGAGCTGGCACGCACTTGCATAGGAACACCGTACTATTTGTCACCTGAAATATGCCAGAACAAGCCTTACAACAATAAAAG TGATATCTGGGCCCTTGGTTGTGTTCTCTATGAAATGTGTACACTGAAACATGCG TTTGAAGCCGGTAACATGAAGAACTTGGTCCTGAAGATAATCTCTGggccttttcctcctgtttctaTGCATTATTCCTACGACCTACGTAATCTGCTGTCACAGCTATTTAAAAGGAATCCCAGGAATAGACCATCAGTAAACTCCATATTGGAGAAAAACTTTATAGCCAAACGGGTTGAAAAATTTCTCACACCAGAG CTTATTGCAGAAGAATTCAGTCACAAAACTTTCCACAAGTTTGGACCACATGCTTCACCGG ctcAAAGACCAGTTCAAGAACCAGCACTGACTTCAGTTGCACCAGCTCAGAAAATTACCAAACCTGCTGCAAAATATGGAGTGCCTTTAACTATCAGGAAGTCTTGTGGTGCACCTAAAAAGCCTAATGAGAAGAAGCCATTGACTAAAATTAGACAG GAaccttcaaaaaagaaaaggttagAAttgcctgaaaaagaaaaacgCCAGAGAGAGCAG ATCAGTTTACCGAAGGCAGATGAAATGAGAAGattggaaaaagaaagg GCACCATATTATGTCGGTGGAGGTGGTGTTGGTCCTTTTCCTGTGTCTTCCAGAGGACGCTATGAACACTATCATGCTATTTTTGACCAGAtgcaacagcaaaaggaaaatgtcttCAGAATAGCTGAAGAGAGGGAAGCCAAGTTGAGAGCTAAACTACAAGACCGAGGAGTTGTTGAAAG AGGAATTCCACCTGGAACACGTCCAGGAGTTCCTAAGGGACCTGCAGGTCATCAGCATTTACCCGATGTTGGTGCAGttaggaaaaaagtgaaaagattGAAGGAAGTGTCTAAACAAGCCAATGCAAACAG GCAAAAAGGATGGATAGCTGCAGATAGAGCAAAGCAAGTTGAAGAATTCTGGCAACGAAAGAGAGAAGCCATGGAAAACAAAGCTCGAGCTCAGGGACACATG GGTACACTGCAAAACCTGGCAGATACCTATGGAGGCAGGTCCATTTCTGCAAGAGGAAGGAAATCCAGAAACAAGGAGGAAGAG GAATATTTGGCAAGATTGAGACAGATCCGGCTACAAAACTTTAATGAACGTCAGCAGATTAGAGCAAAACTTCGTGGAGATAAG ACTTTCACTTTGCAGAGTGAAGCTGCCAGTTCTGATGGACAGGACTCTAGCGAGGAAGCCGAACTGATACGCAAGAAGATAGAAACGCAGAAG GCCCAAGCAAATGCTCGTGCAGCAGTTCTGAAGGAACAGTTGGAGCgaaagagaaaggaagcatatgaaagagagaaaagagccTGGGAAGAAcat CTGATTGCAAAAGGGGTAAAGAATCCTAACGTGCCTTTTCATGTGGAAGCTACAGAACATAGTCCTATGAATGGACTAcaagagcctggagcagctcttcctAAGCCACAACTTCCAGTGGCTGGTGTACCTGTCATCTCCATGACTTCTGCTTTGAAGGAAGTGGGTGTG GATGAACATATAATAACTGCTGTCCAGGAGTCTGAGGAGGAATTAAAAAAGCCAGATTTTGCAATACAA AATAAGCGAGAAATTCTGAGAAGATTAAATCAAAATCTTAAAGCTCAAGaagatgagaaaggaaaaaaggagagtaAAAATACCTCTGAATCAGCTGGATCTGAAGATGGTAAGGAACAGCAAGGTGACCAGCCACTTCTGGGAGATCGCAAAAAATGGGAATCTGGGGCCTCTGAGTTGGTCGTTCCTCTAGCTCAGCTGTCAATGGAAGATTCTTTCTCTGGAGCAGAGT GTCAAACTCTGGGAGAAGTAATTAAGTTAGATATTGGTGAACCTCACAGGAAAGTCTGGGGCAAAAGCCCAACTGATTCAGTTTTGAGGATCCTaggagaagcagagctgcagctgcaaactGACATCCTTGAGGAACAAGATGAGATAAATG GTACTGCAGAACTTCTTGAAGGAGATCATCAGTCTTTatcagaggagaaggaagagaaggctTTTTCTCCTGTTGGAACTCAGTCTGCAGTACCAGTTGGTGTTACAAAGTCTGTCATAACTGTACCAGAAGAATCTCAGAAAACTGGACCCACCCTGGTGCAGAGCAAAGCTATTATGCTGGATG AGCCTGATGATTTGGAAGCAGAGGTGCTAGAAGAAATGGAAGATAAAATGCACCAGAGTAAGGAGAATAAGGAGTTCCCTAGCACTGTTAATGAAGTGTGggtaaaagagaaagaagatgt TAGGGCACAACATGACAGAATGAATGGGGCAGCTTCAGAGAAAGAAGCATTCAGCAAGGTGCAACCACAGAAGGAAACTCCAGCAG AAACTTGTTCCAGTGACTCTCAGCAAGCTGAGCCCTTATTCCAGAGGGTAATACAGCCCACAGCTGTACCAACAGCCTCACCAGTTCTGTCAGCTCAGTCTTCACAGGAAGAGTCTTTTGTACCTCGTTCACGTTCCATATCACCAGCaagaaataaaggcaaaaattcATTGTTGATTGGACTTTCTACAGGACTTTTTGATGCAAATGACCCAAAG ATGTTGAGAACATGTTCACTCCCAGATCTTTACAAACTGTACAGAACTTTAGTTGATGTTCCCAGTGTAGCGGATATGCAGCATCAACATAATCTTGAAACAGATGATACAGAAGATGAGCAAGCCAAAGAAGGACCCTCTGACTCTGAGGACAT TATGTTTGGAGAGACAGACACAGATTTGCAGGAGCTCCAGGATTCAATGGAACAGTTGCTTAGGGAGCAGCCTAATGAGGAACTGAGTGAAGAAGAGGAGTCTACGTTAAAGGCTAATGCCATGGAATGCATAACAAATGGTACTGAGCTGGATGAAGGAGATGAAAATAATCCCAGCAGTGAAAGTGCTCTTAATGAAGAATGGCAGTCAG aTAATAGTGATGGAGAGATTGCCAGTGAATGTGAAGAATGTGATAGTATCTTCAGCCATTTAGAAGAGTTGAGATATAACCTGGAGCAGGAAATAGGCTTTGATAAATTAATTGAAGtttatgagaaaataaag GCTATActtgaagatgaagatgaaaatattgATGTTTGTTCAACTGTAGTTCAGACAGTTCTTGGAAATGAACACAAACACCTGTATGCCAAAATACTTCATCTGGTAATGGCAGATGGAGCGTACCAAGAAG GTAATGATGAATAA